In one Bacillus thuringiensis genomic region, the following are encoded:
- the gerPF gene encoding spore germination protein GerPF yields MPSVVGNLVVQNSNGSFNLGDFYNVSPKENTKAYNGSGASNVGFVVNTFSGVSATNTFDSDLADQNQVGTA; encoded by the coding sequence ATGCCCTCAGTTGTAGGAAATTTAGTTGTACAAAATAGCAATGGATCATTTAACTTAGGTGATTTCTACAACGTATCTCCGAAAGAAAATACGAAAGCTTATAATGGTTCCGGCGCATCAAACGTTGGTTTTGTTGTTAATACTTTTAGCGGTGTTAGCGCGACCAATACATTTGATTCTGACCTTGCAGATCAAAACCAAGTGGGTACAGCCTAA
- a CDS encoding SDR family oxidoreductase, with product MKRKEISKSVIITGVTQGLGRAMVDRFHELGWNIYGCGRSKNKIEELKKQHSKIHDFQVIDVSDSQQVNNWANYILNRHTAPDLIINNASIVNQNAQLWKITAKEFENVMNVNVNGVVNVIRAFVPAMVSRKEGIIINMSSSWGREGEAELAPYCASKFAIEGITKSMALELPHGMAVVALDPGGSISTPMLKSCAPQYINESPTPETWSHKAIEYILNITIDKNGDSLTCPACI from the coding sequence ATGAAGCGAAAAGAAATTAGTAAATCTGTAATTATTACAGGCGTGACACAAGGGTTAGGACGTGCGATGGTTGATCGATTTCATGAATTAGGGTGGAACATATATGGTTGTGGACGTTCAAAAAATAAAATTGAAGAACTAAAAAAACAGCACAGTAAAATACATGATTTCCAAGTAATTGATGTTTCAGATTCTCAGCAAGTTAATAACTGGGCAAATTATATACTTAATAGACATACGGCTCCCGATCTGATAATAAATAATGCATCGATTGTAAATCAAAATGCACAACTTTGGAAAATTACGGCTAAAGAATTCGAAAATGTAATGAATGTAAACGTGAATGGTGTAGTAAATGTAATAAGAGCGTTTGTTCCCGCAATGGTATCTAGGAAAGAAGGAATTATCATTAATATGAGTTCTAGTTGGGGGAGAGAAGGTGAAGCTGAGCTTGCGCCATATTGTGCCTCGAAATTTGCAATTGAAGGTATCACTAAATCTATGGCCCTGGAATTACCCCATGGCATGGCTGTAGTTGCTTTAGATCCTGGAGGGAGTATTAGTACTCCAATGCTGAAGTCATGTGCGCCACAATATATAAATGAATCGCCTACACCTGAAACTTGGTCACATAAAGCAATTGAATATATATTGAATATAACAATAGATAAAAATGGAGATTCATTGACATGCCCAGCATGCATATAA
- a CDS encoding DUF6944 family repetitive protein translates to MNPSSLKVTGAWFQVGGNLTAAIGTTRGFIGEEKVESELVIVGSSLQALGYILQIIASNYDDGEEKRENQSKLLDQIGIELLALGNISNVIGIYFNINEQLKENDYLIITGNSLQSIGAFLGVEAALVDINVLQKIIILGNSMQSLGAGLQAYQGVLNVLKDEKENKDSIFDKKDERIIALIGIWIQATGTLISAIGITAIEEENRLENNEKSEILI, encoded by the coding sequence ATGAATCCAAGCAGTTTAAAAGTGACAGGGGCATGGTTTCAAGTAGGGGGGAATCTTACAGCTGCTATTGGAACGACAAGAGGATTTATTGGAGAAGAGAAAGTTGAATCGGAACTTGTTATTGTAGGAAGCTCATTACAAGCCCTCGGGTATATATTACAAATCATTGCGAGCAATTATGATGATGGGGAAGAAAAAAGAGAGAATCAAAGTAAATTACTTGATCAAATAGGAATTGAGTTATTAGCATTAGGAAATATATCAAATGTAATAGGAATATATTTTAATATAAATGAACAATTGAAAGAAAATGATTATCTTATCATTACAGGGAACAGTTTACAATCGATTGGTGCTTTTCTAGGAGTAGAAGCAGCTTTGGTGGATATAAATGTATTACAGAAAATTATTATACTGGGTAACTCCATGCAAAGTTTAGGAGCTGGATTACAAGCGTATCAAGGTGTTTTAAATGTATTGAAAGATGAGAAAGAAAATAAAGATAGTATTTTTGATAAGAAGGATGAGAGGATCATTGCACTCATTGGTATTTGGATACAAGCGACAGGAACGTTAATTTCCGCAATTGGAATAACTGCAATAGAGGAAGAAAATAGGCTAGAAAACAATGAAAAGTCTGAAATACTTATATAA
- a CDS encoding YqaE/Pmp3 family membrane protein: MMYLLAIFLPPVAVLFCGKPIQAIINFILTLIFWVPGVIHAILVVHDKKADRRLKKQIQAYDEINKRNRR; encoded by the coding sequence ATGATGTATTTATTAGCAATTTTTCTTCCACCTGTTGCTGTATTATTTTGTGGAAAACCAATTCAGGCAATCATAAATTTCATATTAACATTAATATTTTGGGTTCCAGGGGTTATACATGCAATTCTTGTAGTGCATGATAAAAAAGCTGATCGGCGTTTGAAAAAACAAATTCAAGCATATGATGAAATTAATAAGAGGAATCGAAGATAA
- a CDS encoding KTSC domain-containing protein produces MKLSPVTSKNIVAVGYNPFSMILRIQLKNGMYDFFNVPESIYTGLLHAQSKSYYHNTYIKNSFRHTKI; encoded by the coding sequence ATGAAGCTATCTCCGGTTACCTCAAAAAATATAGTTGCTGTTGGTTATAATCCTTTTTCTATGATTTTGCGAATCCAATTAAAGAATGGTATGTATGATTTCTTTAATGTACCAGAAAGCATTTATACTGGCCTATTACATGCACAATCTAAAAGTTATTATCATAATACTTACATTAAAAATTCTTTCCGCCACACAAAAATTTAA
- a CDS encoding transglycosylase domain-containing protein translates to MSENYRSREERRQVKKKKQPASKTQKPKGKTSFFRKFLITCLLLGIVGLVAGVATFFVMIKDAPKLEKAKLVNPLSSKIYDKNGDLVYEYGKEKRTNVTYDQIPKLVENAFLATEDSRFYEHSGVDFKGTARAVLVSLKGDYGSQGGSTITQQVIKNYFLSMDKTPKRKAQEIYLAYKLEQQYSKHEILEMYLNKINLGNRSYGIATAAQNYYGKELKDLTLPEVAMLAGLPKAPNNYDPTKKENVQKATERRNVVLSLMNRHGYITKQEMEEASKVDVEKGLKPAAQLQTMPYPAFMDAVVKEVEKELPDANIGSDGLEIYTTLDPKAQKLADNILNNNIIDYPNDKFQGAFTFMDTKTGEVRAIGSGRGENKAVFKGHNMAIELDRAAGSTMKPIFDYAPAIEYLKWATYHQIDDSPFKYSTGQEVRNADRSHMGPITMRVALEKSRNIPAIKTAKEVGINKSKDFSEKLGITFNAAPTESTAIGTNEVSPTEIAGAYAAFGNEGKYTKPHFVKKVVYPDGKSQSFGQKPKQVMADSTAYMITDMLRSVVTSGTGTAANIASLDVAGKTGTTNYSSKQLAQYKIPESATRDSWFAGYTPQYTMAVWTGYMKDGKDEYISSKNTKIAQLIFKEMMSEMATDKSRFKMPSSVIQEGSELRIKGEKRDSSPNTSVPDTTEQPKQDQQQKTEEEKKQEELKKQEELKKQEEQKKQEELKKQEEQKKLEEQKKQEEEKKQNEQNNGNGQGTTPPANNGGGQGTTPPANNGRGQGTTPPANNGGGQGTTPPANNGGGQGTTPPANNNGGQGTPTPPATVQPNNGGNAGEVPANNGQ, encoded by the coding sequence ATGTCAGAAAATTATCGTTCTCGAGAGGAACGACGACAAGTTAAAAAGAAAAAACAGCCAGCTTCTAAAACACAAAAACCAAAAGGTAAAACATCATTCTTTCGCAAGTTTTTAATTACTTGTTTATTACTTGGTATTGTTGGTTTAGTGGCGGGGGTTGCTACCTTTTTCGTAATGATTAAGGACGCACCAAAACTGGAAAAAGCAAAACTTGTTAATCCGTTATCCTCAAAAATTTATGATAAAAACGGGGATTTGGTATATGAATATGGAAAAGAAAAAAGGACGAATGTTACGTATGATCAAATACCTAAATTAGTAGAAAATGCATTTTTAGCGACAGAAGATTCACGTTTTTATGAGCATAGCGGAGTAGACTTTAAAGGTACTGCCCGTGCTGTTTTAGTGAGTCTTAAAGGAGATTATGGCTCTCAAGGTGGAAGTACGATAACGCAGCAAGTTATTAAAAACTACTTCTTATCAATGGATAAAACACCAAAGCGTAAGGCGCAAGAAATATATCTAGCTTATAAACTAGAACAACAGTATTCAAAACATGAAATATTAGAGATGTACTTAAATAAAATTAACTTAGGTAATCGTTCATATGGTATCGCAACAGCAGCACAAAACTACTATGGTAAAGAATTGAAGGACTTAACATTACCAGAAGTTGCGATGCTTGCAGGTTTACCGAAAGCACCGAATAACTATGATCCAACGAAAAAAGAAAATGTTCAAAAAGCAACAGAAAGAAGAAATGTTGTTCTAAGTTTAATGAACCGACATGGATATATAACAAAACAGGAAATGGAAGAAGCATCAAAAGTTGACGTAGAAAAGGGGCTTAAGCCTGCAGCTCAACTACAAACAATGCCATACCCTGCATTTATGGATGCAGTTGTGAAAGAAGTAGAAAAAGAATTACCAGATGCTAATATCGGTTCTGACGGTTTAGAAATTTATACAACGTTAGATCCGAAAGCACAGAAACTTGCTGATAATATTTTAAATAATAATATCATTGATTATCCGAACGATAAATTCCAAGGTGCATTCACATTTATGGATACGAAAACAGGAGAAGTTCGTGCTATAGGTAGTGGCCGTGGAGAAAATAAAGCTGTATTTAAAGGGCATAATATGGCAATTGAATTAGATCGTGCAGCTGGTTCAACGATGAAGCCGATTTTCGATTACGCTCCTGCAATTGAATATTTAAAATGGGCTACGTACCATCAAATTGATGACTCTCCATTTAAGTATTCAACGGGTCAAGAAGTTCGAAATGCAGATAGAAGTCATATGGGCCCTATTACAATGCGTGTAGCATTAGAAAAGTCACGAAATATCCCAGCAATTAAGACTGCGAAAGAAGTGGGAATTAATAAATCAAAAGACTTCTCTGAGAAATTAGGAATTACATTTAATGCAGCACCGACTGAATCAACAGCGATTGGTACAAATGAAGTATCACCAACTGAAATAGCGGGCGCTTATGCGGCATTTGGTAATGAGGGTAAATATACGAAACCGCATTTTGTTAAGAAAGTCGTTTATCCAGATGGTAAGTCACAAAGTTTTGGACAAAAACCAAAACAAGTTATGGCAGACTCTACAGCATATATGATTACAGATATGCTTCGTTCTGTAGTTACATCAGGTACTGGTACAGCTGCAAATATAGCATCTTTAGATGTAGCTGGTAAAACGGGTACGACAAACTACTCATCAAAACAATTAGCTCAATATAAAATTCCAGAAAGTGCAACTCGTGATAGTTGGTTTGCTGGATATACACCGCAATATACGATGGCAGTATGGACTGGGTATATGAAAGATGGCAAAGACGAGTATATTAGTAGTAAAAATACGAAAATTGCACAGTTGATTTTTAAAGAAATGATGAGTGAAATGGCTACAGATAAATCACGCTTTAAAATGCCAAGTAGCGTTATTCAAGAAGGTAGTGAGCTACGTATAAAAGGTGAAAAACGTGATTCATCGCCAAATACTAGCGTACCGGATACAACGGAGCAACCAAAACAAGATCAACAGCAAAAAACTGAAGAAGAGAAAAAGCAAGAAGAATTAAAGAAACAAGAAGAACTGAAAAAACAAGAAGAACAAAAGAAACAAGAGGAACTTAAGAAGCAAGAAGAACAAAAGAAACTAGAAGAGCAAAAGAAACAAGAAGAAGAAAAGAAACAAAATGAACAAAATAACGGAAATGGTCAAGGAACGACACCTCCAGCGAATAACGGAGGAGGCCAAGGAACGACACCTCCAGCGAATAACGGAAGAGGCCAAGGAACGACACCTCCAGCAAATAACGGAGGAGGCCAAGGAACGACACCTCCAGCAAATAACGGAGGAGGTCAAGGAACGACACCTCCAGCGAATAATAATGGAGGTCAAGGAACTCCAACCCCACCTGCAACAGTACAACCAAATAATGGTGGAAATGCAGGAGAGGTTCCTGCCAATAATGGACAATAA
- a CDS encoding MFS transporter has protein sequence MERLWTKSFIQMTFAMLFLFTGFYLLVPTLPLFIKEIGGNESQVGLMMGMFTIAAVVIRPIIGGMLDQYGRRSFIIFGLIFFGLTMYSYNIASTIVLLVVLRVIHGVTWAVSTTAVGTAITDIIPDSRRGEGMGWYGMAMTIAMAIGPMIGLWVVQNYSFDGLFLLATLLSFMAVVLSLITKIPFTPQKEKGKIQLFEKSVLTITIVVFFLSFAYGGITTFLPLFASSIHVNPGTFFLVYAIALTIVRPISGKLLDKYGEVFIILPALCITILAIVVLTISNGLIGVIIAATLYGIGFGSAQPALQAAMLTIVDPSKRGVANASFFTAFDLGIGLSAILLGVVSQMFGYRILFSGSAISALIALIIFVFFVKQRLGKKEFA, from the coding sequence ATGGAACGATTATGGACGAAATCATTTATTCAAATGACTTTCGCAATGTTATTTTTATTTACAGGATTTTATTTACTTGTTCCAACGCTCCCGCTCTTTATTAAAGAGATAGGCGGCAATGAATCGCAAGTTGGACTTATGATGGGGATGTTTACAATAGCTGCTGTTGTAATACGACCGATTATTGGAGGAATGTTAGATCAATATGGTAGAAGATCCTTTATTATTTTCGGACTCATCTTTTTTGGCTTAACGATGTACTCCTATAATATAGCATCGACTATTGTCCTTTTAGTTGTTTTACGTGTTATTCACGGAGTAACATGGGCTGTTTCTACAACAGCTGTTGGAACAGCAATAACGGATATTATTCCAGATTCACGCCGCGGTGAAGGTATGGGTTGGTATGGGATGGCGATGACAATTGCAATGGCGATTGGACCTATGATTGGATTATGGGTTGTGCAAAATTATTCATTTGATGGTCTATTTTTATTAGCGACGTTGTTATCTTTTATGGCAGTTGTATTATCATTAATAACGAAGATCCCATTTACGCCACAAAAAGAAAAAGGGAAAATTCAGCTATTTGAGAAATCCGTATTAACAATCACGATTGTAGTATTCTTTTTATCGTTTGCATATGGAGGAATAACAACCTTTTTACCGTTATTTGCATCATCAATTCATGTAAACCCGGGAACTTTCTTTCTTGTATATGCAATTGCATTAACAATTGTAAGACCAATTTCAGGGAAACTATTAGATAAGTATGGAGAAGTATTCATCATACTTCCAGCATTATGTATTACTATTTTAGCTATAGTTGTTTTAACTATCTCAAATGGTTTGATAGGTGTAATTATCGCAGCAACATTATACGGTATTGGATTTGGTTCAGCGCAGCCAGCTTTGCAAGCGGCAATGCTTACAATTGTCGATCCGAGTAAAAGAGGAGTTGCAAATGCTTCATTTTTTACAGCGTTTGATTTAGGAATCGGGTTAAGTGCTATTTTACTTGGAGTTGTTTCACAAATGTTTGGTTATCGTATTTTATTTTCAGGGAGTGCAATTTCAGCATTGATAGCCTTAATTATTTTCGTCTTCTTTGTAAAACAACGATTAGGAAAAAAAGAGTTTGCGTAA
- a CDS encoding HesB/YadR/YfhF family protein translates to MRISIDRKALQWFQEELRIKHGESVRFTVRYGGDSSIQPGYSLGVVAEKPDGEIVSVEKEGIIFFVDSDDLWYFQNYDLFVSYHEEMEEIQFNYVK, encoded by the coding sequence ATGAGAATTTCAATTGATCGTAAAGCTCTGCAATGGTTCCAGGAAGAATTACGTATAAAGCACGGTGAATCTGTACGTTTTACTGTAAGGTACGGAGGGGATAGTTCAATTCAGCCCGGATATTCTTTAGGGGTTGTTGCTGAGAAACCCGATGGCGAAATAGTGTCAGTTGAGAAGGAAGGTATTATATTTTTTGTAGATTCTGATGATCTTTGGTATTTTCAAAACTATGATTTATTTGTAAGTTATCATGAGGAAATGGAAGAAATTCAATTTAATTATGTAAAATAA